In Rhodobacter sp. 24-YEA-8, the following are encoded in one genomic region:
- a CDS encoding gamma-glutamyl-gamma-aminobutyrate hydrolase family protein, translated as MSRPQPVPDRGSRAINRRPLIGVIANSHHIEGRYEVHGSGVINTEALAQVSGVLPLIVPTDPRLARVEDLLEQCDGFLLTGGRPNVHPSEYGEDETPAHGDFDRARDAITLPLIRACVERGQPVFGICRGFQEVNVAMGGSLFPEIRDLPGRMNHRMPPEGTMEEKFALRHPVRFTEGGVFHHLLGASEVMTNSLHGQGINRAGKRIVIDGHAPDGTPEALYVEGAPGFTLSVQWHPEWQAGEDPVSRPLFEAFGLAARAWASERRPLAAGAA; from the coding sequence ATGTCCCGCCCGCAGCCCGTTCCCGACCGCGGTTCCCGCGCCATAAACCGCCGGCCCCTGATCGGTGTGATCGCCAATTCGCATCACATCGAAGGGCGCTATGAGGTCCATGGCAGTGGCGTGATCAATACCGAGGCCCTGGCCCAGGTGTCAGGCGTGTTGCCGCTGATCGTGCCGACCGATCCGCGTCTTGCGCGGGTGGAGGATCTGCTGGAACAATGCGATGGCTTTTTGCTGACCGGCGGCCGCCCGAATGTGCACCCGTCCGAATATGGCGAGGACGAGACCCCGGCGCATGGTGATTTCGACCGCGCGCGCGATGCGATCACCCTGCCTTTGATCCGGGCCTGTGTTGAACGTGGCCAGCCGGTATTCGGCATCTGCCGTGGTTTTCAGGAGGTCAATGTCGCGATGGGCGGCAGCCTTTTTCCCGAGATCCGCGACCTGCCGGGGCGGATGAACCACCGCATGCCGCCCGAAGGCACGATGGAGGAAAAATTCGCCCTGCGGCACCCGGTGCGCTTTACCGAAGGCGGCGTGTTCCATCATTTGCTCGGGGCGTCAGAGGTGATGACCAATTCGCTGCATGGCCAGGGCATCAACCGCGCGGGCAAGCGTATCGTGATCGACGGCCATGCGCCGGATGGCACCCCAGAGGCACTCTATGTCGAGGGCGCGCCGGGCTTCACGCTTTCGGTGCAATGGCATCCCGAATGGCAGGCCGGCGAAGACCCGGTGTCGCGGCCCCTCTTCGAGGCATTCGGCCTGGCCGCGCGGGCCTGGGCCTCGGAGCGCCGCCCGCTGGCGGCCGGGGCTGCCTGA
- a CDS encoding D-lyxose/D-mannose family sugar isomerase — protein MKRSRINEIMAAADEMIRHYGFVLPPFARWSPDEFRARKDSASRLIAGRCGWDITDYGEGRFDELGLFLFTLRNGELADLQRGGGMCYAEKLLISRQDQISPMHTHVIKAEDIINRGGATLVVELFGSDETGAYAADRGGIVRCDGVERPYSPGDKLRLAPGESVTLMPGDWHAFWGEGGDVLIGEVSTVNDDLTDNIFREPIGRFAEIEEDVAPTHLLVSDYETWLR, from the coding sequence ATGAAGCGTTCGCGTATCAATGAGATCATGGCGGCAGCGGATGAGATGATCCGCCATTATGGCTTTGTCCTGCCGCCCTTCGCCCGCTGGAGCCCGGACGAGTTCCGCGCCCGCAAGGACAGCGCCTCGCGCCTCATAGCCGGGCGCTGCGGGTGGGATATCACCGATTACGGCGAGGGGCGGTTTGACGAGCTCGGGCTTTTCCTCTTCACGCTGCGGAATGGCGAGCTTGCGGATCTGCAGCGCGGCGGCGGCATGTGCTATGCGGAAAAGCTGCTGATCTCGCGCCAGGATCAGATCTCGCCGATGCATACCCATGTCATCAAGGCCGAAGATATCATCAACCGGGGCGGCGCGACACTGGTGGTCGAGCTGTTTGGCAGCGACGAGACCGGCGCCTATGCTGCGGATCGCGGCGGGATTGTGCGCTGTGACGGGGTAGAGCGGCCCTATAGTCCCGGCGATAAGCTGCGGCTTGCACCAGGGGAATCGGTCACGCTGATGCCGGGCGACTGGCATGCCTTCTGGGGCGAGGGCGGCGATGTGCTGATCGGCGAGGTCTCGACCGTGAATGACGATCTCACCGACAATATCTTCCGGGAGCCGATTGGCCGTTTTGCCGAGATCGAGGAAGATGTCGCACCGACGCATCTGCTGGTCAGCGATTACGAGACCTGGCTCAGGTAA
- a CDS encoding L,D-transpeptidase has translation MRMTGFVAPLRGIAASPAKAVLLVAMLLSACVDTMTSTDAKDQPAAQLIEQPAISTDPTIYAARSDGTFTVPGLPVEQIPEAYRRQVVDYPTDLAPGTIVIDPTPRFLYYVLGKNKALRYGIAVGAEGFGWSGESIVANKRQWPTWTPPAEMIARKPSLEKWRNGQPGGPTNPLGSRAIYLTSGGRDYGYRIHGTPEWKSIGRNASSGCFRMINQDVMDLYERVKGGERVITLTSTGAMPTGLNIPKPVAPKKPAEPKKPAATPAVLPMIGPALPGAPAPAAPDAATPAAATAPVVPADTFTVTEPAAPAAPAAVETPAAPATSTPAVVTPAPAAPAAPACTGADCPAN, from the coding sequence ATGCGAATGACCGGTTTCGTCGCCCCGCTGCGCGGTATCGCGGCCAGCCCCGCCAAAGCCGTGCTGCTTGTGGCCATGCTGCTTTCGGCCTGTGTCGATACGATGACCAGCACCGACGCCAAAGACCAGCCCGCAGCCCAGCTTATTGAACAGCCCGCGATCAGCACGGATCCGACGATCTATGCCGCGCGCTCTGACGGGACCTTCACCGTTCCCGGCCTGCCGGTCGAACAGATCCCCGAGGCCTATCGCCGCCAGGTCGTCGATTACCCGACCGATCTCGCGCCGGGCACCATCGTGATCGACCCGACGCCGCGCTTCCTTTACTACGTGCTCGGCAAGAACAAGGCGCTGCGCTATGGCATCGCCGTGGGCGCCGAGGGCTTTGGCTGGTCGGGCGAATCCATCGTCGCGAACAAGCGGCAATGGCCGACCTGGACGCCGCCGGCCGAGATGATCGCCCGCAAACCCTCGCTTGAGAAATGGCGCAATGGCCAGCCGGGCGGTCCGACCAACCCGCTGGGCTCGCGCGCGATCTACCTGACCTCGGGCGGCCGCGATTACGGCTATCGCATCCACGGCACCCCGGAATGGAAATCGATCGGCCGCAACGCCTCTTCGGGCTGTTTCCGGATGATCAACCAGGATGTGATGGACCTTTATGAGCGCGTCAAAGGCGGCGAGCGGGTGATCACCCTGACCTCGACCGGCGCGATGCCGACCGGCCTGAACATCCCCAAACCGGTGGCCCCGAAAAAACCGGCTGAGCCGAAAAAACCGGCGGCAACGCCTGCCGTGCTGCCGATGATCGGCCCGGCTTTGCCCGGCGCACCTGCCCCGGCGGCGCCTGATGCGGCAACGCCTGCGGCCGCAACCGCTCCGGTGGTGCCCGCGGATACCTTCACCGTGACCGAACCCGCTGCACCTGCCGCTCCGGCTGCGGTTGAGACCCCTGCTGCGCCAGCCACTTCGACCCCGGCGGTTGTGACGCCTGCCCCTGCAGCACCGGCGGCTCCGGCCTGCACCGGCGCCGACTGCCCGGCGAACTGA
- the kynU gene encoding kynureninase, giving the protein MTTDFKTTRAMFDLPEGVVYLDGNSLGPLPKAVAARVAETVTAEWGQMLIRAWNEAKWMEMPSRVGDRVGRLIGAEPGSVVMGDTLSIKVWQALAAGLGMVPDRRVILSDTGNFPSDLYIAQGLTGMLGPEYSLKTVAPEQVAGAIDETIAVVMITETDYRTGRRHNMAELARIAHEKGALLVWDLAHSAGAFPVELARDGADFAVGCTYKYLNSGPGGPAFIYVAPRHQARARPGLAGWMGHEAPFAFDLDYRPGQGIERMRVGTPPILQLAALDAALDVWEGVDLEDLRRVSLELQDQFIAGVEAACPELSLATPRDHAMRSSQVSFRHPEGYAIMQALIAEGVIGDFRAPDILRFGFTPLYIDQDDVARAVEILARIMAERRWDRPEFRIRSKVT; this is encoded by the coding sequence GTGACCACCGATTTCAAAACAACCAGGGCCATGTTCGACCTTCCCGAAGGGGTGGTTTATCTGGATGGAAATTCGCTCGGGCCGCTGCCGAAAGCGGTCGCGGCGCGGGTGGCGGAAACGGTAACTGCCGAATGGGGCCAGATGCTGATCCGCGCCTGGAATGAGGCGAAATGGATGGAGATGCCGTCGCGCGTCGGCGACCGCGTCGGGCGGCTGATTGGCGCCGAGCCGGGCTCGGTTGTGATGGGCGATACGCTGTCGATCAAGGTCTGGCAGGCGCTGGCCGCCGGCCTCGGCATGGTGCCTGACCGGCGGGTGATCCTGTCGGATACCGGCAATTTCCCCTCTGATCTCTATATTGCCCAGGGACTGACCGGGATGCTCGGGCCGGAATACAGCCTGAAGACGGTTGCGCCCGAACAGGTCGCAGGTGCCATCGATGAGACGATTGCGGTCGTGATGATCACCGAGACCGATTACCGCACCGGGCGGCGCCATAACATGGCCGAGCTTGCGCGGATCGCGCATGAAAAGGGCGCGCTGCTGGTCTGGGATCTGGCACATTCCGCCGGCGCTTTCCCGGTGGAACTCGCCCGGGATGGCGCCGATTTCGCGGTCGGCTGCACCTATAAATACCTCAATTCCGGCCCTGGCGGCCCGGCCTTCATTTATGTCGCCCCCCGCCATCAGGCGCGGGCGCGCCCGGGGCTTGCGGGCTGGATGGGTCATGAAGCGCCTTTCGCCTTTGACCTCGACTACCGCCCCGGCCAGGGGATCGAGCGGATGCGGGTCGGCACGCCGCCGATCCTCCAGCTTGCGGCACTGGATGCGGCGCTGGATGTCTGGGAAGGGGTCGATCTCGAAGACCTGCGCCGGGTCTCGCTTGAATTGCAGGACCAGTTCATCGCAGGTGTCGAGGCCGCCTGCCCCGAGCTGAGCCTTGCCACGCCCCGCGATCACGCGATGCGCAGCAGCCAGGTCAGTTTCCGCCATCCCGAGGGTTACGCCATCATGCAGGCACTGATCGCCGAAGGGGTGATCGGTGATTTCCGCGCCCCGGACATCCTGCGATTCGGCTTTACGCCGCTCTACATTGACCAGGATGACGTGGCGCGGGCGGTTGAAATCCTTGCCCGCATCATGGCAGAGCGCCGCTGGGACCGTCCGGAATTCCGTATTCGCAGCAAGGTGACCTGA